One segment of Arcanobacterium haemolyticum DSM 20595 DNA contains the following:
- a CDS encoding GntR family transcriptional regulator, translating into MSVDDSRPIWIQLVDTFSRNIAAGDWPAGTKIPSVRELALAAEVNPNTIQRALTQLDSLGLTTAERAQGRFVTTDTALIVRAQHDLATDATDAHVVALSALGLSLNDALELLRSRWDRSSSKENHE; encoded by the coding sequence ATGTCAGTCGACGACTCTCGCCCCATCTGGATCCAACTAGTCGATACCTTCAGCCGCAATATTGCGGCAGGAGATTGGCCAGCAGGAACCAAAATACCCAGCGTCCGCGAACTCGCACTCGCGGCCGAAGTCAACCCCAACACGATCCAACGTGCACTCACACAACTCGATTCACTCGGCCTCACAACCGCTGAACGAGCACAGGGCCGTTTCGTCACCACAGATACAGCCCTGATCGTGCGCGCCCAACACGATCTTGCAACAGATGCAACGGACGCCCACGTCGTCGCCCTCTCAGCACTCGGGCTTTCACTCAACGATGCACTCGAACTCTTACGTAGCCGTTGGGATCGTTCATCGTCAAAGGAGAATCATGAATAG
- a CDS encoding ABC transporter ATP-binding protein — translation MNSTPLIRVTNLTKMYQHNAALDNLSLTIKRGKIVGLIGKNGSGKTTLLKILAGLLADWNGSVTINGIAPSPETKAHVAFLPSTQFLDQKLTIPEAIALFERFFPDFDPEKARTLIEFFQLPHDRTLKEMSKGMSEKVQISLVMARKADVYLLDEPISGVDPETRTIILNGILRDFSDDSLLLISTHLVADVEAILDDVVILDNGRLICQANVDDLRTEYGMSLDQICRKGILK, via the coding sequence ATGAATAGCACACCGCTCATTCGCGTAACAAACCTGACAAAGATGTACCAGCATAACGCGGCACTCGATAATCTTTCACTCACCATTAAACGCGGAAAAATTGTTGGCCTTATTGGAAAAAATGGCTCAGGAAAAACCACCCTTCTCAAAATTCTGGCCGGCCTACTCGCTGATTGGAATGGGAGCGTAACCATCAATGGAATCGCGCCAAGCCCAGAAACCAAAGCCCACGTCGCATTCCTACCATCAACACAATTCCTCGATCAAAAACTCACTATCCCCGAAGCTATCGCACTCTTTGAACGCTTCTTCCCTGATTTCGATCCGGAAAAGGCTCGTACACTCATAGAATTCTTCCAGCTCCCCCACGATCGTACGCTCAAAGAAATGTCCAAAGGCATGAGCGAAAAAGTGCAGATCTCACTGGTCATGGCACGCAAAGCAGACGTCTACCTCCTAGATGAACCCATCTCAGGCGTTGACCCCGAAACTCGCACAATCATACTGAACGGAATTTTACGCGATTTCTCTGACGATTCCCTCCTCCTTATCTCCACTCATCTTGTAGCAGACGTGGAGGCGATTTTAGACGACGTGGTGATCCTCGATAATGGACGGCTCATCTGTCAAGCGAACGTAGACGATCTGCGCACCGAATATGGAATGTCACTCGATCAGATCTGCCGGAAAGGAATTCTCAAATGA
- a CDS encoding amino acid ABC transporter ATP-binding protein gives MLRVDSLTKRFTAKDGSEVTALQNMSIDFDPDETTVILGPSGSGKSTLLRTLNLLETPDSGTLSVSDCTVDFSKKLTKDDKRTVRSHSAMVFQDFQLFAHLTVLENVTLGPIKARGMAKKDACALGRELIATVGLSGREDAYPYQLSGGQKQRVAIARALAMEPEFLLCDEPTSALDPELASEVRTVLQRVAEGDTAIVLVTHDMGFARTIADRIIFMQDGVIGFDGCATEFFSTDQERIVKFRQVFDA, from the coding sequence ATGCTACGCGTTGATTCGCTGACTAAACGTTTTACTGCGAAGGACGGTTCTGAGGTCACCGCACTTCAGAACATGAGTATCGATTTTGATCCGGACGAAACCACAGTTATCTTAGGGCCATCGGGTTCTGGAAAATCTACGTTGTTACGTACGCTCAACCTGCTTGAAACTCCAGACAGTGGAACGTTGAGCGTTTCGGACTGCACGGTGGATTTTTCGAAGAAGCTTACGAAGGATGATAAGCGTACCGTCCGTAGCCACTCCGCGATGGTGTTCCAGGATTTTCAGCTGTTCGCTCACTTGACTGTGCTAGAAAATGTGACGCTAGGGCCGATTAAGGCTCGCGGCATGGCAAAAAAAGATGCGTGTGCGTTGGGGCGTGAACTGATCGCCACGGTTGGGTTGAGTGGCCGTGAGGATGCTTACCCGTACCAGCTGTCAGGCGGTCAGAAGCAACGTGTGGCAATTGCTCGCGCGTTGGCAATGGAACCAGAGTTTTTGTTGTGCGATGAACCAACATCGGCTCTCGATCCCGAGCTCGCCTCCGAAGTTCGTACAGTGTTGCAGCGTGTTGCCGAAGGCGATACGGCTATTGTTCTTGTGACTCACGATATGGGGTTTGCTCGGACGATCGCTGATCGCATTATCTTCATGCAAGATGGTGTGATTGGGTTCGATGGGTGCGCTACCGAGTTCTTTTCTACGGATCAGGAGCGCATTGTGAAGTTCCGGCAGGTGTTTGATGCGTAG
- a CDS encoding amino acid ABC transporter permease, which yields MTDALSLWADSLPALLAATVTVTIPLALISFVIALVLGGLVAVVRFERILVLAQIGAVYVWIFRGTPLLVQLFIVFYGLPRAGIVIDAWPVAIMTLALNAGAYTAEALRSGLKAVPRGQWEAGQSLNMTHRQILWSIVAPQAFRIAIPPLSSDFIDLVKGTSLVSSITLVDVFLRGQQLAAVTFEPLLLYVEVAFIYLMINSVLTAGQHWLEKRTSKFVEAN from the coding sequence ATGACCGACGCTCTGAGCCTGTGGGCTGATTCACTCCCCGCACTCTTAGCTGCCACAGTCACTGTGACGATTCCACTGGCACTGATTTCGTTCGTTATTGCGCTTGTGCTTGGCGGTTTGGTGGCCGTGGTGCGATTCGAACGGATCTTAGTATTGGCCCAGATCGGTGCCGTATATGTGTGGATTTTCCGTGGCACGCCGCTACTCGTACAGCTTTTCATCGTGTTCTACGGGTTGCCGCGTGCAGGCATTGTGATTGACGCCTGGCCGGTGGCCATCATGACCCTCGCGCTCAACGCCGGTGCCTACACCGCCGAAGCCCTCCGCTCAGGGTTGAAAGCCGTGCCGCGTGGTCAGTGGGAAGCTGGGCAATCTCTGAATATGACGCATCGGCAGATCTTGTGGTCGATTGTTGCGCCGCAGGCATTCCGGATCGCGATTCCGCCGCTGTCATCTGATTTCATCGATTTGGTGAAGGGGACATCGTTAGTATCGTCGATTACATTGGTGGATGTGTTCTTGCGAGGCCAACAGCTCGCGGCTGTCACCTTCGAACCATTGCTGTTGTATGTGGAAGTTGCCTTTATTTACTTGATGATCAATTCCGTTTTGACCGCTGGGCAGCATTGGCTTGAAAAGCGGACTTCGAAGTTTGTGGAGGCCAACTGA
- a CDS encoding transporter substrate-binding domain-containing protein encodes MSATKRISAIAIATLMLAACSTTTATPAGKLLETTKATKTIAVGTEGTYRPYSYTDESGNLAGIEVDIMKLLAKDLGADVKFTVAPWDGLIAGVDAGKYPVVINNLAVSDERKEKYDFTVPYTRDVAKFAVRADSPLTSIDDLTTQKAAQSTTSNLGMLAKETYKLDIVPVEGFVQAIDLVSAGRADTTLNSLVTFKLYAENNPKSAIRLLDGEVETPGCCSILVKKGEDAFLKELNAAITKRLKDGSIAEITKKYVGEDISAQPQAGTK; translated from the coding sequence ATGTCCGCCACGAAACGAATCAGTGCCATAGCTATCGCAACCCTCATGCTAGCCGCCTGCTCCACCACGACAGCAACGCCGGCCGGAAAGCTCCTCGAAACCACAAAAGCAACTAAAACTATTGCCGTGGGAACCGAAGGCACCTACCGTCCATACTCCTACACTGATGAATCCGGAAACCTAGCCGGAATCGAAGTAGATATTATGAAACTTTTGGCGAAAGATCTGGGAGCGGACGTCAAATTCACTGTTGCCCCATGGGACGGCCTCATCGCGGGCGTAGACGCCGGAAAATACCCCGTAGTAATCAACAACCTTGCGGTATCAGACGAACGCAAGGAAAAATACGATTTCACCGTGCCATACACGCGTGACGTGGCCAAATTCGCCGTACGAGCCGATTCGCCACTCACCTCAATCGACGATCTCACAACCCAAAAAGCCGCCCAAAGCACCACCTCAAACTTGGGAATGCTCGCCAAAGAAACATACAAACTAGACATCGTTCCCGTTGAAGGCTTCGTCCAAGCAATCGATCTGGTATCGGCAGGGCGCGCAGACACCACGCTCAACTCGCTCGTCACGTTCAAACTCTACGCAGAAAACAACCCCAAATCGGCAATCCGGCTCCTCGATGGGGAAGTCGAAACTCCAGGATGCTGCTCCATCTTAGTGAAAAAAGGTGAAGACGCGTTCCTGAAAGAACTCAACGCTGCAATCACCAAACGCCTCAAAGACGGCTCCATCGCAGAAATCACCAAAAAATACGTTGGTGAAGACATCTCGGCACAACCACAAGCAGGTACCAAATGA
- a CDS encoding NifB/NifX family molybdenum-iron cluster-binding protein, whose protein sequence is MIRQNDIHVAVNVRGDHVGGGLGKAHTMAVATVADGAILSWEEIHVGWDLLHGQGPEGTHHGRIVRFMREHAISVVVTGHLGLPMRNTLGKLGVRVVTSDGIAKTVALEACNVSA, encoded by the coding sequence ATGATACGTCAAAATGATATCCATGTAGCAGTTAATGTCCGCGGCGATCATGTGGGAGGCGGTCTAGGCAAAGCGCATACAATGGCCGTTGCCACGGTTGCCGATGGCGCGATCCTTTCTTGGGAAGAGATCCACGTGGGCTGGGATCTACTTCATGGCCAAGGGCCGGAAGGTACCCATCATGGCCGGATCGTTCGATTTATGCGTGAGCATGCCATCTCGGTAGTTGTCACCGGGCACCTTGGCCTTCCTATGCGTAACACGCTGGGTAAGTTGGGCGTGCGGGTTGTGACTAGTGATGGTATAGCGAAAACTGTGGCACTGGAGGCTTGTAACGTATCTGCGTGA
- the brnQ gene encoding branched-chain amino acid transport system II carrier protein, whose protein sequence is MKSNRIVFVTGLALFAMFFGAGNLIIPVMIGVNAGTQSWVSAIGFIASGVLLPALSMIALATKHPEEERFADRLGAPVGFVLTTIIFLSCGMIYGIPRVGAVSFEFAAAPIVGNSQLALLAYSAGFFTVAYFLARRPAQMVRNIGTWLTPALLALLLALVIASFSLPEVNVEPKDMFVTSPVVGGFIQGYFTMDALAALVFGGVIVAAFAAAGHKDRQLQRSTALAGVFAGMLLTIVYLGLIRVGLVGTGSNGAAVISGVAHGAFGKAGQMLFGAIVVLACLTTTLGLIAAFVHYFHTLVPQISAHSWLLMCVGVSFALANLGLERILAVVAPLNQLLYPMVICLVLVALLDAIMPLELYWSYRVSAWIAGFLAVFEALYSTGFEMFESLRIFLDVFPMGYLQMAWVAPALAGLVIGLILDVFFKKPVLIEA, encoded by the coding sequence ATGAAATCCAACCGGATCGTGTTTGTGACAGGGCTTGCCTTATTTGCAATGTTCTTCGGCGCTGGCAACCTGATTATTCCTGTGATGATCGGAGTTAATGCCGGAACCCAATCGTGGGTATCCGCTATTGGGTTCATCGCATCGGGGGTCTTATTGCCAGCCCTGTCGATGATCGCTCTAGCCACAAAACATCCAGAAGAAGAACGGTTCGCGGATCGTTTAGGCGCCCCAGTTGGCTTTGTATTGACAACTATTATTTTCTTATCCTGTGGCATGATTTACGGGATTCCACGCGTTGGCGCAGTAAGTTTCGAATTCGCTGCTGCGCCAATAGTGGGGAATAGCCAGCTGGCATTGTTGGCCTATTCGGCAGGATTCTTCACCGTGGCATATTTTCTTGCCCGCCGGCCTGCACAGATGGTGCGCAACATCGGAACGTGGCTGACCCCAGCTCTGCTTGCCCTGCTGTTAGCCTTAGTTATTGCGTCCTTCTCATTGCCAGAAGTTAATGTTGAACCGAAAGACATGTTCGTAACATCACCAGTGGTAGGAGGCTTCATTCAAGGTTACTTTACAATGGATGCGCTGGCTGCTCTAGTTTTTGGCGGCGTTATAGTGGCGGCTTTTGCCGCGGCCGGGCACAAAGATCGGCAACTCCAACGCTCAACGGCATTAGCTGGCGTTTTTGCAGGAATGCTACTGACGATTGTTTACCTCGGCCTGATTCGCGTAGGTTTGGTGGGGACCGGTTCGAACGGTGCCGCAGTCATTTCTGGTGTGGCACATGGTGCCTTCGGAAAAGCAGGGCAGATGCTCTTCGGAGCTATCGTTGTACTGGCCTGTTTAACCACAACATTGGGCCTTATCGCTGCGTTCGTTCACTACTTCCACACCTTGGTTCCACAGATATCGGCGCACTCGTGGTTGCTGATGTGTGTAGGGGTATCATTTGCGCTGGCCAACCTAGGCTTGGAACGTATTCTTGCCGTTGTTGCTCCGCTTAATCAATTACTCTATCCGATGGTGATCTGCCTAGTGCTTGTGGCGTTGCTAGATGCAATCATGCCTCTAGAGCTTTATTGGAGCTATCGGGTATCTGCCTGGATCGCAGGATTCTTGGCAGTGTTCGAAGCTCTCTACTCCACAGGGTTTGAGATGTTCGAATCATTGCGCATCTTCCTTGACGTGTTCCCTATGGGGTATCTGCAGATGGCGTGGGTTGCTCCAGCACTAGCTGGGTTGGTGATCGGTCTGATTCTTGACGTGTTTTTTAAGAAACCAGTGTTGATAGAAGCGTAA
- the brnQ gene encoding branched-chain amino acid transport system II carrier protein — MVSHSTKSIIFAGFALFAMFFGAGNLILPAMIGVQAGDKAYVAVLGFVLTGAVLTVAGMIAAGTLREGEERIADRVGPRFGLIFTTILFVATAMLYPTPRVAAVSFEMAAVPLVGSGHLQLFFYTVIFFGICYVLVRQPAKIIERIGGFLTPVLLILLVILVVASYALPELDHPTVEPYIDAPFVDGLIEGYFTMDSLATLMYGPVILGALSASGFVGKELRRGMAWASILAGSLLAICYVGLIHLGAVGDGPNGAVVITQVSHQLFGRTGQLVFGVIIFLACLTTALGLLASSSDYFHKLFPKISQHGWLLIHLAVVFPLSNLGLETILSLVAPINQLLYPITISLIVVALIETIMPGKRRLAWAYRLGTYTAVIMAIPQALYSTKLSMFGPLREFLVIFPIGHLQMAWVVPTVVAIGTGIILDITSDRSTTALEAR; from the coding sequence ATGGTTTCTCACTCTACAAAATCAATTATTTTTGCCGGCTTCGCTCTTTTTGCAATGTTTTTTGGTGCCGGAAATTTGATCCTACCTGCGATGATAGGTGTTCAAGCAGGGGATAAAGCATACGTAGCGGTGCTTGGATTTGTGCTTACAGGCGCGGTTCTAACTGTTGCAGGTATGATCGCTGCGGGCACGTTGCGTGAAGGCGAAGAGAGAATCGCTGATCGTGTAGGGCCTCGGTTCGGTCTCATTTTCACAACCATTCTTTTCGTTGCTACCGCAATGCTCTACCCAACTCCTCGCGTAGCGGCAGTGAGCTTTGAGATGGCTGCAGTTCCACTGGTGGGTTCCGGGCATCTCCAACTCTTTTTCTACACAGTGATCTTTTTCGGGATTTGTTATGTGTTAGTGCGCCAGCCGGCAAAAATCATTGAACGCATCGGCGGATTCCTCACGCCAGTGTTGCTGATTCTTTTGGTCATTTTGGTGGTCGCCTCATATGCACTTCCTGAACTGGATCACCCAACCGTTGAACCGTATATTGACGCTCCGTTCGTTGACGGCTTGATCGAAGGCTACTTCACGATGGATTCACTGGCTACCCTCATGTATGGGCCAGTCATCTTGGGGGCGCTGTCCGCATCAGGATTCGTCGGAAAAGAACTGCGCCGCGGAATGGCATGGGCATCCATCCTTGCCGGTTCGCTGTTAGCCATCTGCTATGTAGGACTCATCCACTTAGGTGCAGTAGGAGATGGGCCAAACGGGGCAGTAGTCATCACCCAAGTGTCGCATCAGCTCTTCGGGCGAACTGGGCAGCTCGTCTTCGGCGTGATCATTTTCCTCGCCTGCTTAACTACCGCGCTGGGACTCTTGGCATCGTCGTCGGACTATTTCCACAAACTGTTCCCCAAAATTTCGCAACATGGCTGGTTACTGATCCACTTAGCGGTAGTATTCCCACTCTCAAACTTGGGGCTGGAAACGATCCTGTCCCTGGTAGCGCCAATCAACCAGTTACTCTACCCAATCACGATCTCACTGATCGTTGTGGCACTCATTGAAACAATCATGCCAGGGAAGCGACGTTTGGCATGGGCATACCGCCTCGGAACCTATACTGCAGTGATCATGGCAATCCCGCAAGCACTCTACTCAACCAAACTTAGTATGTTTGGGCCGTTGCGCGAATTCCTTGTTATCTTCCCGATTGGGCACTTGCAGATGGCATGGGTTGTGCCAACTGTGGTTGCAATAGGCACTGGAATTATCCTTGATATAACAAGTGATCGCTCTACCACCGCTCTGGAGGCCAGATGA
- the brnQ gene encoding branched-chain amino acid transport system II carrier protein: MSAHMRTLVVTSLALFAMFFGAGNLIVPVMIGADAGITAWSAAIGFVSTGVLLPVLSMVAMSTLREGELRLADRLGARMGLIVTTLIFLFTGMLYAIPRVGAVSFEMAFGPYLSTASESTSQAALAVYSALFFAGAFAIVRSPKMVIRSIGVWLTPALLVLLVVLIAGAWAMPATHIEPTGLYVASPVIAGFIQGYFTMDALAALMFGGVVISSLKAAGFNSQQVHRGTATAGMMAGVFLTFVYVGLVRVGQVGTGSNGAALTARVARDLFGPVGQTFFGLIVVLACLTTALGLIGASVDYFNKLVPQVSRQGWLIIATLVSFVLTNLGLERILAVVAPANQLLYPIVMVLVVATLLDLATPNRLYFAYRVPAWITAGLALLEALYSTSLSVFLPLRSVLDIFPFGHLQMAWIVPAGVAFLIGLGADVYRGRLTKGL; this comes from the coding sequence ATGTCGGCACACATGCGAACTCTTGTGGTCACCAGTTTGGCACTGTTCGCCATGTTTTTTGGCGCTGGAAATCTCATTGTCCCCGTGATGATTGGTGCAGACGCGGGCATCACCGCGTGGAGCGCCGCAATCGGTTTCGTTTCCACGGGCGTGTTATTGCCTGTCCTTTCAATGGTGGCGATGTCTACACTCCGCGAAGGGGAACTCCGCCTGGCTGATCGCCTTGGTGCGAGGATGGGATTGATTGTTACAACACTGATCTTCCTCTTTACCGGAATGCTTTATGCGATTCCGCGCGTGGGCGCCGTGAGCTTTGAAATGGCATTTGGTCCGTATCTTTCGACCGCGTCAGAGTCTACGTCCCAGGCGGCACTCGCTGTCTATTCGGCTTTATTCTTCGCTGGCGCGTTTGCGATCGTGCGTAGTCCGAAGATGGTTATTCGCAGTATCGGCGTGTGGTTGACTCCCGCATTACTCGTGTTGTTAGTTGTATTGATTGCGGGTGCGTGGGCGATGCCTGCGACTCACATTGAACCTACGGGTTTATACGTTGCGTCTCCAGTGATTGCCGGTTTTATCCAGGGTTACTTTACGATGGACGCGCTGGCAGCATTGATGTTCGGTGGCGTTGTGATTTCGTCGTTGAAAGCTGCCGGTTTTAATTCTCAGCAGGTTCACCGCGGTACCGCGACCGCCGGTATGATGGCTGGCGTTTTCCTTACGTTCGTTTATGTTGGTTTGGTGCGTGTGGGGCAAGTTGGCACTGGTTCTAACGGTGCCGCACTCACGGCTCGTGTAGCACGCGATTTATTTGGTCCGGTTGGCCAGACCTTTTTTGGTTTAATCGTTGTGTTGGCATGTTTGACGACGGCGCTCGGCTTAATCGGCGCATCTGTTGACTATTTCAACAAACTGGTTCCACAGGTGAGCCGCCAAGGCTGGCTGATTATTGCTACCCTCGTATCGTTTGTGCTCACTAATCTGGGGCTGGAACGTATTTTGGCAGTTGTTGCACCAGCTAACCAACTTCTGTATCCAATCGTGATGGTTCTTGTTGTGGCTACCTTGCTGGATTTGGCTACACCTAACCGCTTGTACTTTGCTTACCGTGTTCCTGCGTGGATTACGGCTGGCCTGGCGTTGCTTGAAGCGCTTTATTCTACGTCGTTATCGGTGTTTTTGCCGCTACGTTCTGTCCTCGATATTTTCCCATTTGGGCACTTACAGATGGCATGGATTGTACCTGCCGGTGTTGCATTCCTCATCGGGCTGGGGGCAGACGTCTACCGTGGTCGACTTACGAAGGGGCTCTAG
- a CDS encoding DNA-3-methyladenine glycosylase I: MNVLDRPRCTWVNPKNPLYVKYHDAEWGQPLQHDVQHFELLALETFVAGLSWETVLNKREAFREAFDHFNPATVASYDDVDVSRLLNNPRIIRNRKKICATISNAQVFLGVVNDYGSFDAYIWSFLNSDHPVHMDSNITISPESTALAADLKKRGIRFFGPTTAHSYLQAAGFVIAHSPGCYLSENH; encoded by the coding sequence ATGAATGTACTCGACCGCCCACGCTGCACCTGGGTTAATCCCAAAAACCCGCTATATGTGAAGTACCATGACGCCGAATGGGGTCAGCCTCTTCAACATGACGTTCAACATTTTGAACTCCTGGCTTTAGAAACGTTCGTTGCAGGACTTTCATGGGAAACGGTGCTCAATAAGCGGGAGGCTTTTCGGGAGGCTTTCGATCATTTCAACCCCGCAACGGTGGCATCGTATGACGACGTCGATGTCTCACGTCTCTTGAACAACCCACGTATTATCCGCAACAGGAAAAAGATTTGTGCGACAATCAGTAACGCTCAGGTTTTCCTTGGCGTTGTGAACGATTATGGATCGTTTGACGCATATATATGGAGTTTCTTAAACAGCGATCATCCTGTTCACATGGATTCAAACATCACCATTTCGCCCGAATCTACAGCACTAGCGGCAGATCTCAAAAAACGTGGGATACGTTTCTTTGGTCCCACAACTGCGCATTCGTATTTGCAGGCTGCAGGCTTCGTTATTGCCCACTCCCCCGGATGCTACTTATCAGAAAATCATTAA
- a CDS encoding MgtC/SapB family protein, with amino-acid sequence MEQFLSGAVSLLITTVLCFLLGVERYYHNKDAGVKTHVLVGMGACLFTLVSIHGFASTTVPLDPSRLAAQIVSGVGFLGAGVIFVNNDTVKGLTTAATIWISAAMGVACGAGMSLLALATLIIHYILIFAIGPLTNRIPSTHHLDRTVVEYEAGRGVMRRILVAATSLGYKVMVNSTTVIETENGTGMRAVMKFDGPYPRHALHEKLAAIKGVNAVDEVSRTALD; translated from the coding sequence ATGGAGCAGTTTCTCTCTGGCGCAGTAAGTTTGTTGATAACAACCGTGCTGTGTTTCTTGTTGGGAGTAGAACGCTACTACCACAATAAGGATGCTGGAGTGAAAACCCACGTACTCGTGGGAATGGGTGCCTGCCTGTTTACTCTTGTTTCCATTCACGGTTTCGCTTCCACAACAGTTCCCTTAGATCCCTCCCGTTTAGCAGCACAAATCGTTTCGGGCGTGGGCTTCTTGGGTGCTGGGGTTATTTTCGTCAATAACGATACGGTCAAAGGTCTAACCACAGCCGCGACTATCTGGATTTCCGCAGCTATGGGTGTGGCCTGCGGCGCTGGCATGTCACTTCTGGCCCTAGCCACACTGATTATTCACTACATCCTTATTTTCGCTATCGGCCCCCTGACCAACCGCATTCCTTCAACGCACCATTTAGACCGCACTGTTGTGGAATATGAAGCAGGGCGTGGCGTTATGCGGCGGATCCTTGTTGCAGCCACGAGTTTAGGCTATAAAGTTATGGTCAATTCCACCACGGTTATCGAAACTGAAAACGGTACGGGTATGCGTGCCGTAATGAAGTTTGATGGCCCCTACCCTCGCCACGCACTCCATGAAAAACTCGCTGCTATTAAAGGAGTGAATGCAGTTGACGAAGTTAGCCGAACAGCATTGGATTGA
- a CDS encoding FMN-binding protein, which yields MASSKKGIAIGGATLIGIAGVISTSMFLNSSATPDEKAAPDEKAAEQNTGQASEADSGLIGVSDNPYGTTRLKVELDGKKIVNIDVLEVPDHEKSQKINKHAMPILIEETLKKQSLDVSDISGATFTVKAFKKAMHDALDGKGII from the coding sequence ATGGCATCTTCAAAGAAAGGCATCGCGATCGGCGGGGCAACACTCATTGGCATTGCTGGAGTCATCAGCACCAGTATGTTTCTCAACTCCTCTGCTACTCCTGATGAAAAAGCCGCCCCTGATGAAAAGGCCGCAGAACAAAACACTGGGCAAGCCTCCGAAGCAGATTCTGGCCTCATCGGCGTCTCCGATAACCCATACGGCACTACCCGCCTCAAAGTAGAACTAGATGGCAAAAAGATCGTCAACATTGACGTGCTCGAAGTGCCCGATCATGAAAAATCACAAAAAATCAACAAGCATGCAATGCCTATCCTCATTGAGGAAACGCTCAAAAAGCAATCCTTGGACGTCTCAGATATCTCTGGGGCAACTTTCACTGTAAAAGCATTTAAAAAGGCAATGCACGACGCTCTAGATGGCAAGGGAATTAT